Proteins from a single region of Corynebacterium pseudogenitalium:
- a CDS encoding GNAT family N-acetyltransferase: MKTEIRRLTSAEYLLATPALVDLYIAAMDYPVNVRAQRISSWRQEALSPGFTAIAAVADDTIIGIAYGMLGQRERWWDQQLRRALAMQGGPSKSEKELLQSYFEVAEIHVLPSYQGRGIGARLLRELLRLAPAKFALLSTPEVEHEDNGAFKLYRKFGFSDVARNYLYPADPRPFAILGRSLPLSASPML; this comes from the coding sequence ATGAAGACCGAAATCCGCCGACTCACATCGGCCGAGTACCTTCTTGCAACGCCTGCACTCGTCGACCTCTATATAGCAGCCATGGACTACCCGGTCAATGTTCGGGCACAACGCATCTCCTCCTGGCGCCAAGAGGCTCTCTCCCCAGGCTTCACTGCAATCGCGGCAGTTGCTGACGACACGATCATCGGCATTGCATACGGAATGTTGGGACAGCGTGAACGATGGTGGGATCAGCAGCTCAGGCGGGCGCTTGCCATGCAAGGGGGGCCGTCGAAAAGCGAAAAGGAGTTACTCCAAAGCTACTTTGAGGTCGCTGAAATCCATGTGCTCCCTAGCTATCAAGGGAGAGGTATCGGCGCGAGGTTGCTCCGGGAGCTCCTGCGCCTTGCGCCGGCAAAATTTGCTCTACTGTCTACCCCTGAGGTCGAGCACGAGGACAACGGTGCGTTCAAGCTCTACCGCAAATTTGGGTTCTCCGACGTCGCACGTAACTACCTCTACCCCGCTGATCCGCGGCCATTTGCGATTCTTGGGCGATCGCTGCCACTCAGCGCCTCACCAATGTTGTAG
- the rsmH gene encoding 16S rRNA (cytosine(1402)-N(4))-methyltransferase RsmH — MDFDPVANRGHVPVMRNRMAELLAPAVEQFGDRAVIVDGTLGAGGHTEYFLSTFPNAYVIGIDRDPNALAAATQRLAPFGDRFVPVQARFDAIGEVAASDERVPFGIVRENGVAGALFDLGVSSMQLDQEERGFAYKIDAPLDMRMDTTQSLTAADVLNTYSHGDLARILKTYGDERFAGKIARAIVQQREQEPFTTSARLVELLYDTIPAATRRSGGHPAKRTFQALRVEVNRELEAVEQVLPVITDLLGVGGRAVFMSYQSLEDKIVKAAFRELTESKTPPGLPMDLPGTQPLFRSITNGSEKASKTEIDHNPRAASVRVRGVEKLAQGN; from the coding sequence ATGGACTTTGATCCGGTGGCAAACCGTGGCCACGTTCCCGTGATGCGTAACCGGATGGCGGAATTGCTCGCACCAGCAGTTGAGCAATTCGGCGATCGCGCAGTGATTGTCGACGGCACCCTCGGGGCAGGCGGCCACACTGAGTACTTTCTTTCTACATTTCCAAACGCGTACGTTATTGGAATCGACCGAGACCCAAACGCGTTAGCTGCGGCAACGCAGCGACTGGCTCCATTCGGCGACCGTTTTGTTCCGGTGCAAGCCCGTTTTGACGCAATTGGCGAAGTTGCGGCTTCTGACGAGCGGGTGCCTTTCGGCATCGTCCGCGAAAATGGAGTTGCCGGGGCGCTGTTTGACCTTGGCGTTTCTTCGATGCAGCTCGATCAGGAAGAACGCGGTTTCGCGTACAAGATTGATGCCCCGCTAGATATGCGGATGGATACGACGCAATCGCTCACTGCAGCTGACGTGCTGAATACCTACTCGCACGGTGACTTGGCACGCATTTTGAAGACGTACGGAGACGAGCGTTTTGCGGGAAAGATTGCTCGGGCGATTGTTCAGCAGCGTGAACAGGAGCCATTCACAACGAGTGCGCGTCTGGTGGAGCTGCTGTACGACACGATTCCGGCAGCCACACGTAGGTCGGGCGGGCACCCGGCAAAGCGAACGTTTCAGGCGCTGCGAGTCGAAGTGAACCGCGAGCTCGAAGCGGTCGAGCAAGTTCTCCCCGTCATTACTGACCTCCTAGGAGTTGGTGGCCGTGCGGTCTTCATGAGCTATCAATCGCTGGAAGACAAAATCGTCAAGGCGGCGTTTCGGGAACTCACGGAGTCGAAAACCCCACCGGGGCTCCCGATGGACTTACCCGGTACGCAGCCGCTGTTTCGATCTATCACAAATGGGTCGGAGAAGGCGTCGAAAACTGAAATTGACCATAACCCTAGAGCGGCGTCCGTACGGGTACGTGGTGTCGAGAAACTAGCACAAGGCAACTAA
- a CDS encoding peptidoglycan D,D-transpeptidase FtsI family protein: MQAPQAPKTRRSVLHQRSQWAVILFLVVSVFLVGRLFLVQVVWGPQLREQAQSQRARIYTDPARRGEIVDREGNHLAYTMQARSLTVSPVTLRKELREQVMLNEDVPNLDDDATRAMVDARVEDILRTMANEIPVMIGEAMGEEDVDRRRDNDDMRSVGKVDARDILEKLHADSNYEVLVRNVDPDVASNIAAEFHGVASDHQDIRQYPNGAIAENILGKVSMDGQGQFGLEASSDAVLTGINGRKTEDVSNDGQSIPGTLRDVVPAVDGAKITLTIDLDLQSFVQQTLENAKRNSLAKDAEAVVLDARSGEVLAMANTSTIDPNGDIERQLREGKDFSNNAISHPFEPGSVAKIIAATAAIEEKVTTPEEVHQVPGSIDMAGITVRDAWEHGVMPYTTAGIFGKSSNVGTLQIAQKLGEERYWDYLQRFGIGNTTGIELPNESAGLLPVLEQWSGGTFANLPIGQGMSWTALQMASVYQTLANGGERITPRIIRSIESAEGTPLEQPEPERHRVVSEATARTVVDMFRSTFQNDPAGINNGTAQNSQLPGYQLSGKTGTAQKVNPETGAYSQNQFWITFAGIAPANDPRFVVAVMLDEPQRGTREGGAGGQSAGPVFTEIASWLINRENLPPSPEADQYVLQAQ; this comes from the coding sequence CTGCAAGCACCTCAAGCGCCTAAGACACGGCGAAGTGTGTTGCACCAGCGGTCCCAATGGGCAGTAATTCTGTTTCTTGTAGTCAGCGTATTTTTGGTCGGCAGGCTGTTTCTTGTGCAGGTGGTGTGGGGCCCACAGCTGCGCGAGCAGGCGCAGTCGCAGCGCGCCAGGATTTACACTGACCCCGCGCGGCGCGGTGAGATCGTGGACCGCGAAGGTAACCACCTTGCGTACACGATGCAGGCGCGGTCGTTGACTGTGTCGCCGGTGACGCTTCGTAAGGAACTGCGTGAGCAGGTCATGCTCAATGAAGACGTTCCGAATCTCGACGATGACGCGACGCGAGCCATGGTTGACGCGAGAGTCGAGGATATTCTGCGCACGATGGCCAACGAAATTCCCGTCATGATTGGCGAGGCAATGGGCGAAGAGGACGTCGATAGGCGACGAGACAATGACGATATGCGTAGTGTGGGCAAGGTCGACGCGCGCGATATCCTCGAGAAGCTGCACGCGGATTCGAACTACGAAGTGCTTGTCCGGAACGTGGACCCTGATGTGGCGTCGAACATTGCTGCTGAGTTCCACGGCGTGGCCTCGGACCACCAGGACATCCGGCAGTACCCGAACGGGGCGATTGCTGAAAACATCCTCGGCAAGGTGTCGATGGACGGGCAGGGACAGTTTGGGCTTGAAGCATCGAGTGATGCGGTGCTCACCGGGATCAACGGGCGCAAGACAGAGGACGTGTCGAACGACGGGCAGTCCATCCCCGGTACGCTGCGCGACGTTGTACCCGCGGTGGATGGCGCGAAGATCACCTTGACGATCGACCTGGACCTGCAGTCGTTTGTGCAGCAGACTCTGGAGAATGCGAAACGGAACTCGTTGGCAAAGGACGCCGAGGCAGTAGTGCTCGATGCCCGCAGTGGTGAAGTGCTAGCAATGGCGAATACCTCCACTATTGACCCGAACGGGGACATCGAGCGCCAGCTGCGCGAAGGGAAGGACTTCAGCAATAACGCGATCTCGCACCCGTTTGAGCCGGGTTCCGTGGCGAAGATTATCGCAGCGACTGCGGCAATTGAGGAGAAGGTGACTACTCCGGAAGAAGTACACCAAGTGCCGGGCTCTATCGACATGGCTGGTATTACTGTGCGCGACGCGTGGGAGCATGGCGTGATGCCGTACACCACAGCGGGCATCTTCGGGAAGTCCTCGAATGTGGGCACCTTGCAGATTGCGCAGAAGCTGGGCGAGGAGCGCTATTGGGATTACCTGCAGCGCTTCGGAATCGGAAACACAACCGGCATTGAGCTGCCCAACGAGTCCGCCGGTCTGTTGCCAGTGCTAGAGCAGTGGTCCGGAGGAACGTTTGCGAACCTACCAATTGGGCAGGGAATGAGCTGGACAGCGCTTCAGATGGCCAGCGTCTACCAAACGCTTGCCAACGGTGGCGAGCGGATTACGCCTCGCATTATCCGCAGCATTGAAAGTGCAGAGGGCACACCGCTGGAACAGCCCGAACCTGAGCGGCATCGTGTGGTGTCGGAGGCGACGGCACGCACAGTCGTGGACATGTTCCGGTCCACGTTCCAAAACGACCCGGCAGGGATCAACAACGGTACCGCCCAGAACAGCCAACTTCCTGGCTATCAGCTTTCGGGCAAGACTGGTACCGCGCAAAAGGTGAATCCTGAGACTGGCGCCTACTCGCAAAACCAGTTCTGGATTACGTTTGCTGGCATCGCGCCTGCGAACGATCCGCGATTTGTCGTGGCCGTCATGCTTGATGAGCCGCAGCGAGGTACACGAGAAGGCGGAGCCGGTGGACAGTCGGCAGGTC
- the mraZ gene encoding division/cell wall cluster transcriptional repressor MraZ, with product MFLGTYTPKLDDKGRLTLPAKFREDLADGLMVTKGQDHSLAVYPRAEFAARAKKAAAASRTNPKARAFIRNLAASADEQTLDGSGRITLSASHREYANLSKECVVIGSVDFLEIWDAQSWAQYQEETEAAFSAADDDDILSGLL from the coding sequence ATGTTTCTGGGAACCTACACTCCCAAGCTTGATGACAAAGGACGCTTGACGCTGCCTGCGAAGTTCCGAGAGGACCTCGCGGACGGGCTGATGGTGACCAAGGGGCAAGATCACTCTTTGGCGGTCTACCCCCGTGCGGAGTTCGCAGCGCGAGCCAAAAAGGCTGCTGCAGCATCCCGTACGAACCCGAAGGCTCGAGCGTTCATTCGTAATCTGGCTGCCAGTGCGGATGAGCAAACGCTTGACGGTTCTGGTCGTATCACGTTGTCGGCGTCGCACCGGGAATACGCAAACCTTTCCAAGGAGTGCGTGGTTATCGGTTCTGTAGATTTTCTCGAGATCTGGGATGCACAATCCTGGGCTCAATATCAAGAAGAGACTGAAGCCGCCTTCTCGGCGGCGGATGACGACGACATACTCTCCGGTCTGCTGTAA
- a CDS encoding SAV_6107 family HEPN domain-containing protein: MNSVISATTNEVYGARVRQSKRDQFLETADGCLTYAYERFEEGAYDEAMEYAYRAALRTAGAVCSDSPVIQKRKRLPSSAWKKLALTGKGGERWANVFESFSRERGRVASGIEHMPPADRVAQLLEQAEQFYLEALPAGNGVAA, encoded by the coding sequence ATGAACAGCGTTATCTCTGCGACAACGAACGAAGTTTACGGTGCTCGCGTCCGTCAATCGAAGCGTGACCAGTTTCTTGAAACCGCCGATGGTTGCCTCACGTATGCCTATGAGCGATTTGAGGAGGGGGCGTACGACGAGGCTATGGAATATGCCTACCGTGCAGCGCTGCGGACTGCGGGTGCGGTGTGTTCCGATAGTCCGGTAATTCAGAAGCGAAAGCGGCTGCCAAGTAGCGCGTGGAAGAAGCTTGCACTCACGGGGAAGGGTGGTGAACGGTGGGCGAATGTGTTTGAGTCGTTCTCGCGGGAACGCGGCCGCGTTGCCTCGGGGATTGAGCATATGCCGCCAGCTGACAGGGTTGCGCAGTTGCTTGAGCAGGCGGAACAGTTCTACCTCGAGGCACTTCCTGCCGGAAATGGTGTTGCGGCTTAG
- a CDS encoding DUF3040 domain-containing protein, whose translation MSLSEQEQQALRAIEQSLMADDPSFVQSVGRNADYAAPSSTGRITMRSVALMVLGVVLLLGGVALASLSIWTVIISVIGFGVMMAGGIMALRTPAHGPSVSQLRNVSRNQPKSPRVSSMEQNFKRRFEDRP comes from the coding sequence GTGTCACTTTCTGAACAGGAGCAGCAAGCACTCCGCGCAATTGAGCAGTCACTCATGGCAGATGACCCTTCATTTGTGCAAAGCGTCGGCCGAAACGCCGACTATGCGGCTCCTTCGTCCACAGGCCGGATTACGATGCGCAGCGTTGCGTTAATGGTGCTTGGAGTGGTGTTGTTGCTCGGCGGTGTTGCGCTTGCCTCGCTTTCCATTTGGACAGTAATCATTAGCGTTATCGGGTTCGGCGTCATGATGGCTGGTGGAATCATGGCGTTGCGCACCCCAGCGCATGGCCCATCTGTATCGCAGTTGCGGAATGTTTCCCGGAACCAGCCGAAGTCTCCTCGAGTGAGCTCGATGGAGCAGAACTTTAAACGCCGGTTCGAGGATCGGCCTTAA